In Anopheles coluzzii chromosome X unlocalized genomic scaffold, AcolN3 X_unloc_6, whole genome shotgun sequence, the sequence tcgttataagttttgaacaatacgcaaagttctaagattctgaactcgagtactttttacatgtgtcgccaaaagctactgagcaacgcctaggttgatacatttttggtacatggagtgtatgcatgcaggcgtactgccgtgctagaccggaaaatcgaacttgctactagaacgtaaagtaagtcccctagataggtgcttttgcatgcctctgatcgacgaccatgcaacgtgcgacacgcgtagctaggcttccccaaacaaatttcctagaatagcaccaaattgcacactttcaggggtatattttggtaccgtgtaccgtgcatggtacaagtatcagtagctcgtgcaatttattttgcatcgtgttgcggttgctggtgcgtcgggataggagtgtttcgagactttcgccaagcgttggtgccatttggtggataattaatgttctagccacaataaacgtgccacataatgccaataaggaaaaagccgttttctagggacttccagtcaaaatgtttgccatcagcgcttttttgtcgagttcaggatctgggacttagcgtttttttttcgcgatccaatccaacgaccagatcgtgaataaacaatacatacaacagtgcatccctttaaagtaggaaaaagccgaattctagggagctccagtccaaaaggttgtcatcagcgctctcctctcgagttcaagatttgggacttagcgtttttttcgcgatccagccaaaagaccagatcgtgaaataaacaattaatataactgtactagtacatcccttcaactgaagcaagtgcaccatacatgacccgtacgccaatcatccatgcacatgacacgtcaactaagtcaacacatgacacaacttggacaactgacgggtaagtaggtcatctcgtacacgacgacacatcgaccaaaccaggtcaacacgtcacatgcacaagacatcctactaccaaggccgaccacctcgacacacaacgtgttaaccgaacatggtctacaacaccatcatgtgcaaggcaaccggcccaaacggatcaacttatacaacttgtaacgagcatgtgtgtaagcttactggtttggtcggcacgtttctcacatcaagacaatcaagtccagaaggaggcacgccgacaagctcactagtgttacgtgttccgctccataccgtgtcaagtcactcgtctgacacggaagtagccagctcttgtccactagtgttaaggaacggtctccagaccaagtcaagtcactcgtctgacaaggaaagagcacgcaccaagcttcaccagagcacggtaccacggtccccagaccaagatggttcgttacgccatcgaggaaggggcacgcgatcccttgctacactcaactaagtacactcttgctctcacaaaagtatcccctgtgtcgacgtggtccccagaccaagacgagcttgcgcacatcgaggaaggggcacacggacaaaccaccaagcatgggtcgcctgagaggatcgatgcgaacgcatctctacaactcgcagctcccagcctgaagtcccgtcgtttgcgggcggttgataggtgtcgaaactaggtatatccacgttgggcagagctcaagccaacggcgttcccagttacggtactaacacgtgcagcgaactccactcgttgcggcctaggtatagcgggatgagacgccgggctgcagacgcagactccaacggatctcagagggttgttaggcccgctagcttccgaacacctaatgggtttgagaagcgctatcagctcggattggctacgaccttagaggcgttcaggcataatccagcggacgtagcgtcataccaaagtccggtcggactagtattgagccagtggtccgtacctgtggttcctctcgtactgcacaggaattccgttaagatagcgactataagcacacaccagtagggtaaaactaacctgtctcacgacggtctaaacccagctcacgttcccttgaaagggtgaacaatcctacgcttggtgaattttgcttcacaatgataggaagagccgacatcgaaggatcaaaaagccacgtcgctatgaacgcttggcggccacaagccagttatccctgtgtaGTAACGCTCGAGCCGTCGTCGTGAGCAGACGTGTTTCTGTCGAGCTCCGTGTCTGAGTTTACTCAATATATATGCAGTGTGCATAATCGGCCGTATATGTGAAATTTCAAATTGgcgcaaaaaggaaaagttgaatatttcaaaaagtttTCGAACTTTTCACAAAATTTTTGTTGATAAGTCGCGGAGCCGCCGTCCTCCGGCCATATGCAAAAAATTTTTGGAAAAAGttcataaacaaaaaagtgactGTGCACGCGGtttttctaaaataacttgGCGAAAAATGCTCGGATTCGCCCAACCAAAGTGTTAAATGGTGCGGGACGTTATTACCTATCGTTTGATACCCATATCGGGTGGTTTAgtgaaaaaattgaattttatattAAGAGTTAAACAacttttttaagtgttttttcaaaatatattaaaaagtGTGAGGCCATtcgaaacagaaaaaacaccAACGTGTGCGTCGTAAAAATACCTTTCTGGCGAGTGGTCGGACGCTCAGATCGGTccataaacaaaaaagttatggAAGTTCAAAGTTTACACTTAATTAAGTAAAGTGGAAAAGTTGCATAACTCCTGCAAAACGAGTTGGAGGCGCCTGGGCCCACTCGTTTGGCCCGAATATCGTAGGTGCTTGTACGCCCTTTCGAACGAAGTGTCGCTCGGCCCGATCGGAGTGATATTGGCGGAGTAGTGCAAGTGTAAAGAATTGGACGAATTGTTCAAAAAGTGTATAAGTTTTGGTGGAAACTTTGAAGTTGCACCGCGCGAAAACTACTGGGCCGattttgatgaaaatcgaAATCTGAGTCGGGGCCAAGTAGTTTAACAAAGTGGCATACTCAGTTTGTtgaaaaagtgtgtaaaaAAGTTAGTGAACTTTTTGAGTGGCGATTTTACTAACTTTGTGAAAAGTGGTCCGATTTTCGAAAACGACATTTCGTTCGAAGCGTCTTGGCAAGGCAAACTCAACGACGTATCGAGTGTCCGCGCGAAATGAAGTTTGACAAAGTTATTAAGAGTGCAAAAAGTGTATAAATTAAATACTTAAGTATTTAAAAAAGTGCCTAAAAGTGAACggatttttacaaaaaatacgTCAAAAGACGCGGGCTGACGAGCCCCGTTGACGAGTGTTCGTGTGGTGAAAATCCGTGGAAAATTACGACCAGGATCGCGGGTGGTAGTTTTTCCTATAGTAAAGTGTACACAATATACGGTTCGTCCAGACGTGTTTGCGCAAAATTTTGCCCTTGGTTGACCTTGGCACGTGCCGGCCGGGCTTGGACGAAAATCTTGCCCCCCCTGGACCAACGGTCAACGGCTGTGACGTCAGCGGCTGCCCCCCCTTGACCAACGGTCATTTGCTGTGACGTCAGCAACGGCCGTACGGGGCGTGACGTCACAGGCATACAGTGCAAACCCAAAAAGTGCCGTAAGTTGGAAAATTGTGGGCCGATTTGGAAAATTTTTGTTGGTAACTCGCGGAGCCGCCGTCCTCTGGGCGCATGCCAAAAATTTTCCGGAAAAtcggtaaaacaaaaaagtgtatgTGCACGCGCTTTTCCGGCCATATCTCGTCGGAAAATTGCCCGATCCGGAAAATTCCAACGCCAAACGGTAGGGCCGTGAAAGACCAACCCGCCGGTGTGTGAAAATCGCGGATCGGAAAAGCCTGTGAAAAGTTACGAGCGATTTTCCAcgaaaaatagtgtttttCCGGAATAACTTTTCCGGGAAAATCGGAAAAATTCAGGAGACGTGTGTAACGGGTGCGCGGGGAAATTCGGCTTGTCTGGACTACCCGGACGTCCAAATCGGACGGTAAATAAGCGAACAGTGCAATTTCCAGTTTCGTGACGTCTAACTGCACCACCAAAGCACTAGAGGGCGCCACctgtcaaaattaaaactGGTCTATCTCTGGAACCACTGGTCGGATCCGGACGGGCAAGTGCTCGCTGGAATCAGCATCGCCCCGGCTATCTGCCAGTGCTGCCATCGTGGCCATTTTCGGCCGTTTCAGGGTTGCCAGTTTTTGACAGGTGGCCAAAATTTCAACTATGCACCACTCCGAAACGGGTAGCCCCAGCTGAACGGGCAAGTGTTTGCTGACATTGGCATTTGCCCGGCTACCCAGCAGGGTGGCCAGCTTGGTCGAAAAAAGCTTGCGGCAGTGTTGCCAGCCTTGAGTATAGTGTATCGTTTCGTGTCGCGCGTTCAACGCAGAGTGCGACGGGCTGCGTCCATACCCTCGTATAaagaggtgcgcgcacgaacGGGAAAGTGATTCAACAACGCAGGGGATGGGCGACGAGGCCCAACCCCCACAAGTGAGTGGGCCGTACCAGTTGCGGTCAAGAAAAGGGTCGGTGGCTGTGATGCAGCCACAACCCATCGAGCGCCCGGCCACACCGATGATGGATGTGTGCTATTcaagcgacgacgacgagctgAATAGCACCATCATCGCGATGCCGGAACCCGCGTCGGAGTGTGAGGCAGCGGAGGCGGCCATGGACCTGgagccaccagcagcagcacagccaaCACCAACGGCATCCCCTGTCCCGGGCAACGCGGTAGTTGCTGGGCCCATCGACGCGGGAAGTTGTGCCCTGCTGATGGCACAGCTTCAAAGCATCGGCGCCCAGCTAACGACGGCGCTGGAGGAGCTGCGACTTTGCCGCGAGGAAAACGCGGCACTCCGCCGCGAGAACGAGCTGCTGCTCACGGGCACTCGTTCGGTGCTTGAGCTGCAGACTGCAGCGAACGCAACCCTCCAGCAGTCGTCGGGGCAAGGCGGTAATCGGGAAACGGCCCGGAAGCGCCAACAGCGGCTGAGAAAGCGCGAACgagaacggcagcagcagcagcagcagcagcagcagcagcagcagcagcagcagcagcagcagcagcagcagcagcagcagcagcagcagcagcagcggcaacgtcagcagcagcagcagcagcagcagcagcagcagcagcgccaacagcagcagcatcgtcaGCTGCAGCGTCAacagcagcgtcagcagcagctgcagcaacagcaacagcagcagcagtcactGCAAAGTTTGCTTCAACGCGAacagaggcagcagcagcttcctccacgactgcagcagcaacagcagcaacagcagcagccacagcaacaacagcagcagcagcgtcagcgtcagcagcagcagcagcagcagcagcagcagcagcagcagcagcagcagcagcagcagcagcagcggcggcagcagcagcagcagcagcagcagcagcagcagcaacagcagcagcagcagcaaagtttGACTCGACGCGAacagaggcagcagcagcttcccccacgactgcagcagcaacagcagcagctacaacaacaacagcagcagcagcaaccgcagcagcagctttggaCAACGGTGGTAAGAGGCCACCCGTCCCAGCGGCAACGCcaaccgcagcaacagcagcagcagcagcagcagcagcagcagcagcaacagcagcagcagcaaggtgaGCGCTATGTCCCACCACAGCTCcggcagcagcgacagcagcagcagcgctcgcagcaccagcagcaacagccgcagcagcagccgcagcagcaacagcgtccacagcaacagcgtccacagcagcagcgtcaacagcagcagcgacctCAGCAACAGCGAACACAGCAGCGAAAGCCGGCCAAGCCCGAGCTCATCGAGGTATCACCCAATGAAGGTCAGGATTGGGAAAGCCTCCTGCTGCTCGTGCAAACGGCAGTTAAGACTGACGAGCGGTACAAGCCGCTTAAGGACCACGTCGTCCTGGGCCGCCGCACCAGTAAGTCGTTGCTGCGACTCACGCTCAGCCGCAAGGCGAATGCGCAGTATATGCTGCAGCAGGTTCGTGCCATCGTGGGCAGTGCTGGAGTGTGCCGGCACGTTACAGAAATGGCGTCAGTGGTCATACATGACGTCGACCCGCTAGCCCGAGAGGACGACCTCACTTCGCTGCTTGACAGCAAGTTCGAGTCGGGAGCGGGAATTGTGTCGACCACAATGACACAGATGGCCGATGGCACCCAGCGGGCGTACGTGCGATTGCCTGCAAAGTTCGTGAGTGAACTCGACGGCACAAAGATCAAGCTGGGCTTTTGCGTCAGCAAAGTCAGAGCCGCGCCGCCGACCCCTCGAGAGCGTGTGCGCTGCTATCGCTGCCTCGAGCTGGGTCATCGGGCCCATGACTGCCGTTCACCCGACGATCGGCAAAACATGTGCATACGCTGCGGCGTTGTGGGGCACATGGCAAAGGCATGCACTTCTCAACCAAAGTGCCTCAAGTGCGGTGGTCCACACGCAATGGGACACCCCGACTGCGCCCGGTCGGCCTTGCAATGACCCCACAACTGCGAGTAATGCAGGTGAACTTGGGCAGAGGAGAGAGGGCCCAGGACATTGCCCTCCAAACTGCCCGAGAGAAGAAAGtggacgtgctgctgctgtcggagCTGTATCGACCGCCTGCCAACAACGGTCGATGGGCTTTCGACTGCTCGAAGAAGGTTGCCATCGTCGCTACTGGGTCTCTTCCTCTCCAGAGGATTTGGTGCAGCAACACACCGGGACTCGTCGCTGCCGAGATCGGCGGCACCACTTTCCTCAGCTGTTACGCTCCACCTCGTCAGCCCACCGACGAGTTCGAGCGCTTCATTGAAGCAGTTCAGCTCGAAGCGATTTCCCATCCACAGGTCGTCATTGCCGGCGACTTCAACGCCTGGCACGTGGAATGGGGAAGCGAGCGTAACAGCGACAGGGGGGAAGAGCTGCTCAGTGCCATACAGCAGCTAGACCTGGTTGTGCTAAATCAGGGCACGACGAGCACCTTCGACGGCAACGGAGCGGCAACAGCGAGCATCGTGGACGTGGCGTTTGCGACACCAACCATCGTGCAGCCGGGAACGTGGAACGTGTGCAGTGAGTACTCGTACTCCGACCACCGGTACATCACGTACACTGTTGGCACCACAGTCCCCGTCGCAAACGAGCCTCCACCACCATCGAGAAGACAGCAGGGACGCATTCGACACGCGGGTAGGCGTTACAAGGCGACGCAGTTCTCGCAGCGAGCCTTCCTGTCGACGCTGCTGGACGAGCGGTTCTCAGAACGGGCGGTGAGTCATGAACGCATGGTCGAGATCATGCTCGCCGCGTGCGACAAAACGATGCAGCGGGTTACAACGTCGCACAGTGACCCCCATCGTGACCTGTTCTGGTGGACGCCGCTGCTCAGGCTGCTGCGAGAGAACTGCGAACGCGCCCGTGATCGAATGCAGCAGACCAGCGACCTGCAAGAGCGGAGCATCGCCGCAGCACAACATCGTACAGCGAGGGCGGAGCTGGGGAAGGCGATTAAGGCCAGCAAGCGGAACTCGTTCCAGGAGCTGATCGACATCGCCGAAGAGAATGTGTTCGGAGCCGGATATCTCGTCGTTCTGTCCCACCTCCGTGGTGGACGGACGCCACCCGAGACGGAGCGGGACAGGCTCGAACACATTGTGTCCGATCTCTTCCCCCAGCACCCGCCCCTCGTCTGGCCAGAAGCGGCTACCATCGAGGGAGAGGAGCGGCCAGGAGCAGTAACAGATGTATCGGACGATGAGCTCAAACTCATCGCACGCCGCATGGCCAATAAAAAGGCCCCGGGACTCGACGGTATCCCGAATGCGGCGGTGAAAGCAGCCATTCTCGAGCACACGGGGGTTTTCACAGCGTTGTACCAGGACTGCCTCGCTAACGGCACGTTTCCTGCAGCGTGGAAGAGGCAGCGCCTTGTACTCATCCCGAAGCCAGGAAAACCCCCAGGATTGAGCAGCTCGTACCGGCCCCTGTGCATGTTGGATGCACTGGGCAAGGTGCTTGAGCGCTTGATCCTCAACAGGCTGCACGAGCATCTGGAGGATCCGGAAGCGACACGACTGTCGGACCGACA encodes:
- the LOC125908041 gene encoding putative uncharacterized protein DDB_G0271606, translated to MGDEAQPPQVSGPYQLRSRKGSVAVMQPQPIERPATPMMDVCYSSDDDELNSTIIAMPEPASECEAAEAAMDLEPPAAAQPTPTASPVPGNAVVAGPIDAGSCALLMAQLQSIGAQLTTALEELRLCREENAALRRENELLLTGTRSVLELQTAANATLQQSSGQGGNRETARKRQQRLRKRERERQQQQQQQQQQQQQQQQQQQQQQQQQQQQQRQRQQQQQQQQQQQQRQQQQHRQLQRQQQRQQQLQQQQQQQQSLQSLLQREQRQQQLPPRLQQQQQQQQQPQQQQQQQRQRQQQQQQQQQQQQQQQQQQQQQRRQQQQQQQQQQQQQQQQQQSLTRREQRQQQLPPRLQQQQQQLQQQQQQQQPQQQLWTTVVRGHPSQRQRQPQQQQQQQQQQQQQQQQQQQGERYVPPQLRQQRQQQQRSQHQQQQPQQQPQQQQRPQQQRPQQQRQQQQRPQQQRTQQRKPAKPELIEVSPNEGQDWESLLLLVQTAVKTDERYKPLKDHVVLGRRTSKSLLRLTLSRKANAQYMLQQVRAIVGSAGVCRHVTEMASVVIHDVDPLAREDDLTSLLDSKFESGAGIVSTTMTQMADGTQRAYVRLPAKFVSELDGTKIKLGFCVSKVRAAPPTPRERVRCYRCLELGHRAHDCRSPDDRQNMCIRCGVVGHMAKACTSQPKCLKCGGPHAMGHPDCARSALQ